The following is a genomic window from Nitrososphaerota archaeon.
GCTCTTCCAGGGGCTTCTTTCCCGCCTGCATGATCTGTATGAGAGTCGGGTAGCGCGGCTCGTTAATCTCGCTGACCACGGACGCGACCAGGGGGAGGGGCGCTTCCACCCTCTCGACGCTGTCTTCGAGCGAACGCTCCACCTTCGCCAGCGGGCCATCGATCTCGAACTTTCTGGCATACCCCACGAAGGCAGCCCCCAGAAGCTCCCCCAGCATCGGTGGGACCTGTCCGCTGTAGGTGTCAGACGACCCTTCCGAGCAGAGGACCAGGTCGAATGGGCCCGCCCTCCTGATGGCGGCTGCGAGGAGGCCGGCGGTCCGTATCGTGTCGGTGGCGGCCGTGTCAGAGACCGCCAGGACCCCCCGGTCCGCCCCCATGGCCAGCGCCTCCTTCATCGTCTTCTTCGACTCGGCGGTCCCTACGGTGAACACCACCACCTCCCCCTGATGGGCCGTCCTCAGCCGGAGCCCCTCCTCCACGGCGTTCTTGTCGAATGCGCTCATGCGGCTCACCGCCCCGGCAAGGACGGGCCTTCCGGAGGGATCCGTCTTCAGCTCTGCCTCGTCGACAGCATGCTTGACGCAGACTGCTATCTTCACGGTCCCCTCGCCATCTCCCGTCTCGCTATCAGCATGCGGAGCACCTCGGACGTGCCCTCGCCTATGGTAAGAAGCCTTGCGTCCCTCCAGTGCCGGTGAAGGTCATCGGTGGTGTATCCATAGCCGCCGTGAATCTGGATGGCCTCGTCGCAGATCCTCAGCGACGTCTCGGTCGCGAAGACCTTGGCCTGGGACGCCTCCGAGGCGAAGTCGTCGCCCATCTCCTTGACCCTCGAGGCGTAGAGATAGAG
Proteins encoded in this region:
- a CDS encoding electron transfer flavoprotein subunit beta/FixA family protein; amino-acid sequence: MKIAVCVKHAVDEAELKTDPSGRPVLAGAVSRMSAFDKNAVEEGLRLRTAHQGEVVVFTVGTAESKKTMKEALAMGADRGVLAVSDTAATDTIRTAGLLAAAIRRAGPFDLVLCSEGSSDTYSGQVPPMLGELLGAAFVGYARKFEIDGPLAKVERSLEDSVERVEAPLPLVASVVSEINEPRYPTLIQIMQAGKKPLEELDGNQLLPPGEYRQASVVSMSAQQSARKRVLIEGSPDEAAAKLVDALTKEGVLAK